The Xyrauchen texanus isolate HMW12.3.18 chromosome 19, RBS_HiC_50CHRs, whole genome shotgun sequence genome segment ttaagtaaaaccacCAGCTCTCCTTTGTATTGATTAAATGGAGATAGTGCTGACGGGGTAGCTCCCTATGAaggcaaacaaaaaaagcaaaaaacaaacaaaccttaAAAGATGATACTGAACAAAATGTGATCTTCAGTACATTGATATGTGTACATTGGCATTGAGGACAGGATGCAATTTAGTTGAACTTTCCTATGAATTGAGATAAATACAGATAATCAACCAAAGATAAATAAACACTGTCCATTGATTAAGTCGGAAGTAGAAGTTCCACAGAAGCCTATTACCTTTCCTCTAAGAGCCATACACTCCTCATGGGCAGAGTCAATGTCACAGTCATCCAATGGCACTTCAACTTCACCCAGAAAAACATTTCGACCAAAACGATCATAGTGCCAAACTGAGAGTTGTAGTGTACGTGTTGCCAGCTGGGTACGATTGATAGAATACTAAAACAAAAGAGAAGCAGAGATCAATCAAAATCTGTcatatttactcaccttcttgttgttccaaactggtatgtctttctttagtggaacacagaaaggagatgttaggcagaatgtttgcctcagtctcattcactttcatttgatgaaagatgcaatgaaagttaatggtgacagtGACCAACCTTCtatctaacatctctttttgtgttccacagaggaaagaaaatcaaacggatttaaaaacaacaaggtgagtaaattacagaatttaacaTTTTAGGTTAACCATCCCATTAAtgtacacagacatacacaattATGTAAGAGCTTGTCATGATGAACAATTTTTTTTGATGTAAGAGGATGCAAAGTGCTTTGGCAGGTTTGTTTAGTCTTTGTGTGAGCAGCACATGTTGTTTACTCAAGATTAAAATGGGGCAAGCACAAAAATCAATATTTGTCTCACTGTTAACAGTGTGCATATCTTAAGTGTCAATATCATGCTCATTTGAGGTCAGTGTGCAGAGTTTTAATGAACTGCTAATGAAGCACAACATTGAGAATTATGTGTTTGGGTCTGATCTTTTTCTTATTCCAGGCCATTAAAGAGGAGttataaagtgtgtaattttgccATTACTACCAGCATTTCCATTATCATGAAAACCCTGGAAATATGATATAATTTAAAAATCGTGATTTCTAGGCCTAGAAAATTCATAATTTCTATAGAGAATATAGTTATGATTGGCTCTAATGCATTTCATCTGTGAGAAATTTATCTTTGTAAGTGCAGTATCTAGGAAATTATTGTTTAAACAAATCTGTATCAAGATATCATGAATAACTCGGAAAGTTATGAAACTTGATAGATCAAACCCTGTAGTACTCAGTGGACATTGGCTCTAAGTATTATATGTTCCAAGCCATGAAAATTAGTCATTATGGAGAGCGTAGTTTTGCTGGGATGATGAAACAGTGTATTCAAAATACTACTTTTCCAGATCCTCTTCACAAGCCAACTCTATTTATCTCCATGGAAATTAAACAATACCTTCAGGGTTTCCTTAAAACTGGGGTTGATTGTTTTAAGTTTGATGGATGTTTTCTTCTTGCTTTTGTCTGGGAGAAGGTAAGCCTTGACATATCTGCAGAACGTGATCACAAGTAAGAAATCAACAATCAGGGGAGTTGAGCCGAGTGATTTTCTCTCTGTAACAGGGGACCCCAATGCCATGATTCATGGATGGAAAAATACTATTCTTGGAAGGCTAAAAATAACTGAGGCTATCTCAGAAAAATCACTCAGAAATTACTTTATGGCATTCACTGTAATGAAGAACACTTACGGATTGCACTTCTTTTTTGCTACATCAACATAAGCCAGCCCTCGGCACTCACAGACCAAGATAGTCAGGCTCTGACTATGATCATCATAGCAGAGAGAGAAGATGATTTCTCCACTCACTTCCACACTGTCATAGTCTCCTGCTTCACTGTATACACTCATTGTACTGCCCAGAGTGCTCTGTGGAGCCCAGAATACTCAAGAGTCAAAAAGTCTGTTTATATACTTAATCACTAATATCATAAGTTATTAGTTTaactattatattataaatattaagggGGCTTACCCTTGAGCCTTGCAGATTTCCCCAGCTATCAccaaatttttgtctgtgtatatTCACCAAGTTATCAAtatcttcatcctcctcctcatcctcctcctgaTGAAATGCATGCAAGTCACATGCCAATAAGGGGGTAGTTTACATCAAAGTTGACCATTTCTACTATATGCTATACACcatataaaacaatttaacaatttTGCCGATTCTTTTTGAATTCTTATAGAGAACTATAtgcaatactttttaaaatacatttggaccatttaaaatgaactagtaaaggaaaaaaggtgaaaaactttaaagggatagttcacccaaaaatggaaattctcttatcatttactcctcctcatatcatcccagatgtgtgactttcgttcttctgcagaacagaaattaagattttaagaagaatatttcagctctgtaggtccatataatgcaagtgaatggtggcccgaAAGATCCAAAAGTCACATAGCAGCATAAACTGTATCCATACGttacaactccagttgttaaatatgtcttctgaagcaatattataggtgggggtgagaaacagataaatatttaaggcctttttttctataaatctttctgaaattgaaagtggatatttatagtaaaaatgaaatttgtatgaaatattgatccgtttctcacccacacctataatatcacttcagacgacatatttaacaactggagtcatatggataccgtttatgctgcctttatgtgattttgcactatatggacctacagagccgagatattcttctaacattttcctttttgggtaaactatctttACATTGTAACTTAATCTcttgatcttaaaaaaaaaatcttgataaaaaaaaataaaaataaaaaggagacATTAAATAGCAGCTAAAATATATACTCCAAATAATTAGACAAATTACACCAATTAACTCACAGCATTAAGGCCAGGCACTGACTTGCTTCTGTCTCTCAAAGAAGATGCAGTACTCTCCATTCCATCTTTTCGCAAATCAAGTGTGGAGGCTGGTTTAATATCTATGAGAAAAGTGTCTTTACATTTAAAacttattacatattttttattttatgaatatggATGTAAAATGAAACTGAATGTCCATAAATGCCAATCACATTACAATTTAATCATAATAAGACTTCACCTGAGAGTTTGTGCACTTTTCTGATGCTTTTCTTGAAAATCCCATCGACATCACGCAAGGAGTCAGAGCAGACATTCATGTGATGAATTAAAGAGGCCTTATTTTTGAGGGTGGACAGTGGAAAATGTAAGAGAATTAGGACAAATGAGCAGAACTAGGACGGGAGGGTGGATAAACAGGGTGAAGGAAGAATAAACACTTACTGCTTCAATGACTGAGGTGGAGCTTGAAATGCTGTTAGTGTTAGTGGGTACTGTCAGTCTGGACACAGTAGAGCCTGCCGGGCTGATCTGAGCGGTCATCTCTTTTCTGGGAGCAAATCAGAGACATGCATAACACAACatcaattttatatatttttaaagtactTAATAAGAGAACAAAATTTACATTAGTATGTACAACAAACAGTAAATTTTATATACATTGCAAAAGTATCAACACACATAATAAAAGCAGTGCCAAAAACCTAAAACAAAAAGGTGCCAGTAAtggtaataaaaaacaattacaatGTACAATAAAATAAGACATTAATGAACATTTAAGgggctgttttctttttttactttttctgtgtaaacatgcatGTGATAGAACagatataatttttacatttgtactATGATTAAGGGCCTAATTCAACCCCATGTTAAAGGGCGGTCACACTAGACTTTGACAATGAGACATGGATAGGATATTATCTCACCCATGAGGGCTTAtggtttgaaataaaaatattgattacaaataacaaatgtattatattcaaaataataattaatacaatttactCACTTTCCTGTGATATATACcctctactcactttcctgcaacaataaaaacttggttttgaaatacattttgtttgcaTTGCGGTCCATGTGTGACATTTCGATGTTTAATTGGTCACACGTCTTCTCATCGTCTGAATTCAAAGTGTAGTATGACCACACCTTTAGAAGTCATGAATCCCTGCATCTCTAGTGAAGGCCTTACCTCTGCATAAGTGGGGTACTGTGGGATGATTCAGTGTGGCTGCTGCTCAGACTGGATTTCTCTGCCGATTCTGTGTCACTACGCTGTTGCTCTCTTACTTCAAGTCCCTCATTAACCTCAGGAGGAGAGCTGAGAGAAATAATCGATATCATAAAGAGCAAGCCTTACATACAGTATTCATAACACTTATTAAAACACTGAaaagctgtatgtttggtaaatTATTAAAACACTTTAAAGAAAAGCATAATATTATTTGATCGATCgaaattttaaacaatataattaGTGCTGATGATTTCACAcctcttgtttgtttgtgtgacgtCCTTCAGTCTAGGTTTGGGCATAGGCACAGCCTGGCGGGAATTTAAGGCAGTTTTGTTTAACAGCAATTCCCCAGCTGTCTCACGCCTTTTAACTAGAACAAAGAATTTCAAAATGCAGATGTGTAGCCACACAGCATGATTAAACCCAAAACACTGCCAGCTTTTCTTCTAGCTTACAGAAAATGGATATTAAATTAAACAGGATATTAATCCACATCCGCTCTCTTCTGTACAcataaaaagaaaacatccatCCTACAGTACATCCACCCTTAATAATAACAACAGAGAGTGCTTGTTCACACTGCTCTACAGACTGTCTGGTATCTGCTTCCTGCACGTACTCGGAGAGCTCTTCCTGAGGGAAACTCGGACCAAGTTGTGTCCAGGAGCTGTAGAGAAGCGGTTAACCCTCTCGTCATAAAACCAGTCTCCAGTGCTCATCTTCAGatctctgaagaaaaaaaaacaacaaaaaaaaacagaggtTGAGTTTCAgttaaacattaacattttccaTTAAGCAGGGGCTTCATTTTCCAGTCCAATGTGCCTCTTAATAGTAAGGTTTCTAAATGGACGGAGGCCAAACAGAGGGAAGGCAAAACTTACATCTCTTTTGCACACACTGTGCACACCCAAGACCCGTTGGATCGAACAGATTGACATTTTCGACAAACGTGATGTTTGCATGCCCTGCACTGGCTACCGCCACGGGTCAGAAGGCCCATAGGTTCCTGGCAGCGACCACAGCTGCGTTCACTGTATTTTCCACTGCCACGTTTGGCCCCCTTTCTTCTGACTTCCAGCAACTCAGCTTTCAGCCTCCTGAGAGTACACAAATAAGGCTTTATCAATCTCCAGAATTCTATTTGTATATGACCGACAACTGAATACagataaaaatatctaaagaCTTTAGATCAATATAAATGTcaattgttaaatgcattaatgTCCACAGATGATTCAAAAGATATTGCAGTACTAGTCAAAACGTTGGACACACCTGACTGAATTTGTTAATCATAATCTTAACTTTTTGATCTAAAGGCTcatgatttttagaataatgtctcagctctgtaggtccatatattgCAAGTAAATGGcaaccagaaatttgaaggtccaaaaaagcacataaaggcagcataaaagtaatccatataactccagtgtttaaatccatgtcttcagaaacaatatgatggttgtgggtgagaaacagatcaatatttaagtccttttttttactatgaatctccactttcacattctacttTCGCTAATATCGCTaaatactgggcagggaggagaatttctagtaaaaaggacttaaatattgatatatttcttacacacacatattgtgttctgaagatgcatttaaccactggagttgaatggattaattttatgctgcctttatgtgctttttggacattcaaaattctggccaccatttacttgcattgtaatgaCCCACAGAGcggacatattcttctaaaaatctgtgtgttcagcagaagtaagttatacacatttgtgatggcatgaggatggGTAAATCATGATAGAAttctcatttgttttgtttggtgtactatccctttaaatgcttaaaatgaattattattattagggagtGGCTGctctgaaaaatgtaaatgctaaaatataagacAGTTACAACAGTTtccaaaatgtggaaaatagagTGTTTGTGCCTTAACTTATGACTGGTACTATTTTGAAATAAGCTTTGAGATATATATTCCTTTTTGGAATGAATGCTTGTCCTGTGCCCTGCACTCACTTCACCCGCTGCTCCTCCAAGCATCTCAGTTCCTCATCCCGCCGTAAGACTTCTAGTATGAAATCTTGCTCTGAGTCTGTCAGGGATGACACGTTGATCTCCATGTTCTGCACCATTCTCAAGTGTCAAAAACCTTGCTTCTAAGAAACAAAAAATTAGTCTAGATGGATCAAGTCAACAGAACAGTTCTTAAATCACAAACTTGCAGATTATAGAAACTTAAAGGACCACATACAACAGTTTATGGAGTAAAGTATCAGTCACAAACTAAAAAGCTATTACAGAACTACAATACTAAAGAACTCCACTAAACGAAACCAAACATCGGTGATTAGAGAAGAGACAAATCAATGCAGTATCGTGAGAgaattacacaaataaaataacagcccTACGATTTAAGAAAAAAAGTTAGAGACCTGGATACAAGGCGGAATTGAGGCAGCGACCTTTCTCAGTGCCATCATGCAGTGTGTCTGTAAGTGCAAGCCTGTCAGAAGCTCCTCACCTCGCCCTGCAGGAGCCGAGTAATTAAGAGCACAAGAACACCCTGAGATGTGTAGCTCAACATGCAAATTAATTAGTCAGCTTTGCGATGCCAATACCAcagcaggcaggcaggcagagaaATTCCCATCTCAACATCTACTACAGAGAGCTCAGACTGGACACTTTGTCACTTTAAAGTCATATGTACCGCACAGGCATATTTGGATTATAAAACcttttttaaagaattattatttttttttttttacatttaggatAATATGCACATGCACCTCTCTCATAATCTTCTTACCAAATGGATCTAAATAAAGGAACCCAAATGTTGTGGTGGGAAGACATAGGCCAGAGAGCATGAGAACCCTGTTTTGATTTTCCACTGTGAAATTGCTGACATTTAGATATTACAATTTATGTTATTTGAGATTAAATAGCAAAAGGGCAGCTGTGCCAAAGAAAGGGGCCCAAGCACTAGAATGTCATCAGAGAAGTAAACAACATGCAGTCAGTGTACAGCAAGAGTTCCCACCCTTTAAGGACACACAGCAATGGGTGGAGATCTTtagcaaacattttatatttatgtaggTCTACTTGTGCTGGTTATTACCCAAGAGCCTTGCATATCTTCCTTGAACTCATCTGGTTGCACAAAGGTATGAGAAATGGTACAAAACAAATGATCCAAGCATCCTTCAGTTAAAACTGGTTTAATGTATACAGAACAAATCGACACTCAGTAGCCAACTTTTCCTCATTCTTTAAATGTTTAACTAAAATAGAAGGAAGAGCACAATGAATGGACCTTCCTACAGCTCTTCATAAAGATGCTAAGGATTTATGGGGCACAAGCAAGACACGgacaacaaaaacataaaactaaCGTATTAACTAAATAATACGTCCAACAGAGCCTGACGTTGTAGCTACTTAACTCATGTAAATGCAAATCACTTTTCTCCACTAAAATATATTAACGCAAATGTAGAGTGAATAAAGTAAATGTTGAGGCATAACAGATTGAGAGACTCTTAATGTAGctcaaatagaagcatttttctAAGGCGGAATAGCCAAATATTTCAGAGAAGCGCTGAGGGaacttaggggccattcacaccgaacGCGTTCTATTTAAAACCGCGTCTCAATACACCTTCGATCTGTATAATTCGTCGCATTCGTCTAGCTTTGTTTTAGTACAAAAACGAAtttggtctgaacggcccctaacagAAGTACAAGCATGAACAAACTTCACAAATCTTCTAAAATATCCAAATTAACACTTCTCCGCTTACCAATGGCGCAGGAATTTCCTCTCGCGCTCCTTTCTCCATGCGAACTCACTGACTTCCAGCCTTGCCAAATTAACCTCGTCCCGGAACAAACGGGAACTTTATAGTAAGCCCTGCGCGTCAGAGAAGCTAGGACATTGAGGAACAGGTGCGCGTCCACGATGCGCGTAGACGTCAGCGTTTTTCCCGGGAAGTAAAAGGAACAAAAAATGTCGCTCTATGAACCGCAATGAATCCATTTCGCAAAAGAGATCAATTGAAAATAATCCAGCTCTAGTCTATTAGCCTTACAAAATGTGACATTCGG includes the following:
- the LOC127659980 gene encoding synaptotagmin-like protein 4, with the protein product MVQNMEINVSSLTDSEQDFILEVLRRDEELRCLEEQRVKRLKAELLEVRRKGAKRGSGKYSERSCGRCQEPMGLLTRGGSQCRACKHHVCRKCQSVRSNGSWVCTVCAKEIDLKMSTGDWFYDERVNRFSTAPGHNLVRVSLRKSSPIKRRETAGELLLNKTALNSRQAVPMPKPRLKDVTQTNKSSPPEVNEGLEVREQQRSDTESAEKSSLSSSHTESSHSTPLMQRKEMTAQISPAGSTVSRLTVPTNTNSISSSTSVIEAASLIHHMNVCSDSLRDVDGIFKKSIRKVHKLSDIKPASTLDLRKDGMESTASSLRDRSKSVPGLNAEEDEEEDEDIDNLVNIHRQKFGDSWGNLQGSRSTLGSTMSVYSEAGDYDSVEVSGEIIFSLCYDDHSQSLTILVCECRGLAYVDVAKKKCNPYVKAYLLPDKSKKKTSIKLKTINPSFKETLKYSINRTQLATRTLQLSVWHYDRFGRNVFLGEVEVPLDDCDIDSAHEECMALRGKGATPSALSPFNQYKGELVVLLKYVTANNLDNAKGKGKKARPEDGAELHVLIKEAKNLTAMKAGGVSDSFVKGYLLPSKNKASFKRKTQVVKKTLNPHYDHTFIYKDLILEQLKDMCLELTVWDRETLSSNDFLGGVRIGLGAVTVKEGKEEWVADSTGEEISLWQKMMQYPDSWAEGTLPLRSSMGRGK